Proteins from a genomic interval of Gordonia sp. SL306:
- a CDS encoding ABC transporter permease, giving the protein MTITTIDRGPASTAITTKDARPVAKRSIGLAETVRQSFSMAYRGVLKIRHNPEQLFDVTLQPIIFTLMFTYIFGGAISGNISAYLPVIIPGIMVQTVITTSIVTGTQLREDMDKGVFDRFRSLPIARISPLAGALLADMIRYFIATTLTIVMGLIMGWRPDAWGTIGAAALVIVCSFAVSWIFALMGCLMSKASAVQGISMLILFPLTFMSNAFVPVDTMPGWLQAFVKVNPVSQLVSAVRELTANGHIGIHVVYALVGAVVVTAIFAPLAVRAYMRNA; this is encoded by the coding sequence ATGACCATCACAACCATCGACCGCGGCCCCGCGTCGACCGCGATCACCACCAAAGATGCTCGGCCCGTAGCCAAACGGTCGATCGGCCTCGCCGAAACCGTCCGACAGTCCTTCTCCATGGCGTATCGGGGCGTGCTGAAGATCCGGCACAACCCGGAGCAGCTGTTCGACGTGACGCTGCAACCGATCATCTTCACCCTGATGTTCACCTACATCTTCGGTGGCGCGATCAGCGGGAACATCAGCGCCTATCTGCCGGTCATCATTCCCGGCATCATGGTTCAGACCGTGATCACCACGTCGATCGTCACGGGCACCCAGCTGCGCGAGGACATGGACAAGGGTGTGTTCGACCGGTTCCGGTCGCTGCCCATCGCCCGGATCAGCCCCCTGGCGGGCGCACTGCTCGCCGACATGATCCGCTACTTCATCGCGACGACCCTGACCATCGTCATGGGCTTGATCATGGGGTGGCGCCCTGACGCCTGGGGAACGATCGGCGCCGCGGCGCTGGTGATCGTCTGCAGCTTTGCGGTCTCGTGGATCTTCGCACTGATGGGCTGCCTGATGAGCAAGGCCTCTGCGGTACAGGGCATCTCGATGCTCATCCTGTTCCCGCTGACCTTCATGTCGAACGCGTTCGTCCCGGTGGACACGATGCCCGGCTGGCTACAGGCGTTCGTCAAGGTCAACCCGGTCAGCCAACTGGTGTCCGCCGTGCGCGAACTCACCGCCAACGGGCACATCGGAATCCACGTCGTGTACGCGCTCGTCGGCGCCGTGGTGGTCACAGCGATATTCGCGCCGCTGGCCGTGCGTGCCTACATGCGAAACGCGTGA
- a CDS encoding ATP-binding cassette domain-containing protein produces the protein MTTTTSAGLAIDAHGLVKHFGSTRAVNGVDLAVPTGSVYGVLGPNGAGKTTTVSMLATLLRPDAGHATVFGYDVVDDAVAVRSLVGVTGQYASVDEDLTATQNLVLFGRLLGLSRPAARSRADELLEEFSLTEAADRPLKNFSGGMRRRLDLAASLIDTPPLLFLDEPTTGLDPRTRAQMWETIRNLVKQGATVLLTTQYLDEADQLADRIAVIDHGIVVADGTADELKQSVGASTLQLVPVNRTDAQHVCQIVESVLGETATLSPEAARVSVGLQKPDLVPDILIALRENQIAIDEINVQKPSLDEVFLTITGRPADDQTDTIQEEVA, from the coding sequence ATGACAACAACCACCTCGGCCGGCCTGGCGATCGATGCGCACGGGCTGGTCAAACATTTCGGATCGACCCGCGCCGTCAACGGCGTGGATCTGGCCGTCCCCACCGGTTCGGTGTACGGCGTGCTCGGCCCGAACGGGGCCGGGAAGACCACCACGGTGAGCATGCTCGCCACACTGCTGCGTCCCGATGCGGGCCACGCGACCGTCTTCGGCTATGACGTCGTCGACGACGCCGTCGCGGTCCGTTCCCTCGTCGGCGTCACGGGGCAGTACGCGTCGGTCGACGAGGACCTCACCGCGACACAGAACCTCGTCCTGTTCGGCCGGCTGCTGGGCCTGTCGCGACCCGCGGCGCGCTCCCGGGCCGACGAACTGCTCGAGGAGTTCTCCCTCACCGAGGCCGCCGATCGACCGCTGAAGAACTTCTCCGGCGGCATGCGGCGACGCCTCGATCTGGCGGCGAGCCTCATCGACACCCCACCTCTGCTGTTCCTCGACGAGCCGACCACCGGCCTCGACCCACGTACCCGGGCGCAGATGTGGGAGACCATCCGCAACCTCGTGAAGCAGGGCGCGACCGTCTTGCTCACCACGCAGTATCTCGATGAGGCCGACCAACTCGCCGACCGCATCGCCGTCATCGACCACGGAATCGTGGTCGCCGACGGAACGGCCGACGAACTCAAGCAGTCGGTCGGTGCCAGCACGTTGCAACTCGTCCCGGTGAACCGGACGGACGCGCAGCACGTGTGCCAGATCGTCGAGTCGGTACTCGGTGAGACCGCGACCCTGAGCCCCGAGGCCGCCCGTGTCTCCGTCGGCCTGCAGAAGCCGGATCTGGTGCCGGACATCCTGATCGCACTGCGCGAAAACCAGATCGCCATCGATGAGATCAACGTCCAGAAGCCGAGTCTCGACGAGGTCTTCCTCACCATCACCGGCCGGCCGGCCGACGACCAGACCGACACCATCCAAGAGGAGGTGGCCTGA
- a CDS encoding phosphatase PAP2 family protein yields the protein MAIAWRDQPPHQGHPRVARMSAAARVRLAGVMAYLGQPRWWVEILLIWGIYSAYSRVRNIGGKDVGRAFGNGRSIAQIEQHLHIAFEPALNRWVHVNGWVADLSALHYHTLHWWITIGVFVWLFWRRREIYRRASLVLALTTLIALAGFFLIPTAPPRMYPGYVDIMAQTASWGWWEGSGSPGPESVTNQFAAMPSLHCGWAIWCGVMIAMYARRTWVRVLGVLYPMSTAFVVIGTANHYALDVIAIVAVIAVSMAIVYMPWRQAADAVARRSAVSGRSVA from the coding sequence ATGGCCATTGCATGGCGGGATCAGCCGCCTCATCAGGGGCACCCGCGTGTTGCCCGAATGTCGGCGGCCGCGCGTGTGCGATTGGCCGGTGTGATGGCGTATCTGGGGCAGCCGCGATGGTGGGTGGAGATCCTCCTCATCTGGGGGATCTACTCGGCTTACTCGCGGGTTCGCAACATCGGTGGCAAGGACGTCGGCCGCGCGTTCGGGAACGGCCGATCGATCGCGCAGATCGAGCAACACCTGCACATCGCGTTCGAACCGGCGCTCAATCGCTGGGTGCATGTCAACGGCTGGGTGGCCGATCTCAGTGCGCTGCACTATCACACGCTGCACTGGTGGATCACGATCGGCGTGTTCGTCTGGCTGTTCTGGCGGCGACGCGAGATCTATCGACGGGCGTCGCTCGTGCTGGCGCTGACAACCCTCATCGCGCTGGCCGGCTTCTTCCTGATCCCGACCGCGCCGCCGCGGATGTACCCGGGGTATGTCGACATCATGGCTCAGACCGCGTCGTGGGGCTGGTGGGAAGGTTCCGGTTCACCCGGTCCGGAGTCGGTGACGAATCAGTTCGCTGCGATGCCGTCGTTGCATTGCGGGTGGGCGATCTGGTGTGGGGTGATGATCGCGATGTACGCGCGTCGAACGTGGGTGCGCGTGCTCGGGGTGCTCTATCCGATGAGCACCGCCTTCGTGGTGATCGGGACGGCCAATCACTATGCGCTGGACGTGATCGCGATCGTCGCGGTGATCGCCGTGTCGATGGCGATCGTGTACATGCCGTGGCGTCAGGCCGCCGACGCGGTCGCGCGCAGGTCGGCGGTGTCGGGTAGATCCGTCGCGTAG
- a CDS encoding nitronate monooxygenase, whose product MHTPICDELGIEFPIFAFTHCRDVVVAVSKAGGFGVLGAVGFTPEQLEIELKWIDEHIGDRPYGVDIVIPNKYEGMDADMSTEELTKMLQDMVPAETLDFGRKLLLDHGVPLSEDSDNSLQLLGWTEATATPQVEIALQHPKVKLIANALGTPPVDMIEKIHASGRKVAALCGSPQQARKHADADVDIIIAQGGEGGGHCGEVGSIVLWPQVVKEVAPRPVLAAGGIGSGQQVAAALALGAQGAWSGSQWLMVEEAENTPVQQAAYVNAGSRDTVRSRSFTGKPCRMLRNDWTEAWEDPNNPEPLGMPLQYMVSGMAVAATHKHPDESIDVAFNPVGQVVGQFQKVEKSAAVIERWVQEYIEATGSLESLANAT is encoded by the coding sequence TTGCACACCCCGATCTGTGACGAGCTCGGTATCGAGTTCCCCATCTTTGCGTTCACCCATTGCCGAGACGTGGTGGTAGCCGTCAGCAAGGCGGGTGGTTTCGGCGTGCTCGGTGCGGTGGGGTTCACGCCCGAGCAGCTCGAGATCGAATTGAAGTGGATCGATGAGCACATCGGCGATCGGCCCTACGGCGTCGACATCGTCATCCCCAACAAGTACGAGGGGATGGATGCCGACATGTCCACCGAGGAGCTCACCAAGATGCTCCAGGACATGGTGCCGGCCGAGACGTTGGATTTCGGCCGCAAACTGCTGCTCGATCACGGTGTTCCCCTCAGTGAGGACAGTGACAACTCCCTCCAGCTGCTCGGCTGGACGGAGGCCACTGCGACCCCGCAGGTGGAGATCGCCCTGCAGCACCCGAAGGTGAAGCTGATCGCGAACGCGCTCGGCACACCGCCCGTCGACATGATCGAGAAGATCCACGCGTCGGGTCGCAAGGTGGCCGCCCTCTGCGGCTCGCCCCAGCAGGCGCGTAAGCATGCGGACGCCGACGTGGACATCATCATCGCGCAGGGCGGTGAGGGCGGCGGCCATTGCGGCGAGGTCGGTTCCATCGTGCTCTGGCCGCAGGTCGTCAAGGAGGTCGCACCGCGTCCGGTGCTGGCGGCCGGTGGTATCGGCAGCGGACAGCAGGTCGCAGCCGCATTGGCTCTCGGTGCGCAGGGCGCGTGGAGCGGTTCGCAGTGGTTGATGGTCGAGGAGGCCGAGAACACACCCGTCCAGCAGGCCGCCTACGTCAACGCGGGCAGCCGCGACACGGTGCGCAGCCGGTCGTTCACCGGAAAACCGTGCCGCATGCTCCGCAACGACTGGACCGAGGCATGGGAAGACCCGAACAATCCCGAGCCGCTGGGAATGCCGTTGCAATACATGGTCTCTGGTATGGCCGTTGCCGCAACGCACAAGCATCCCGACGAGAGCATCGACGTCGCGTTCAACCCGGTGGGCCAGGTTGTCGGTCAGTTCCAGAAGGTGGAGAAGTCCGCCGCGGTGATCGAGCGTTGGGTGCAGGAGTACATCGAGGCAACCGGAAGCCTGGAGAGCCTGGCGAACGCGACCTGA
- the greA gene encoding transcription elongation factor GreA, which translates to MTDTQVTWLTQESHDRLKGELDSLIANRPVIAAEINERREEGDLKENGGYHAAREEQGQQEARIRQLQELLNNAKVGEAPTQSGVALPGSVVKVYYDGDESDTETFLIATREESAGDGSIETYSPSSPLGAALIDAKVGETREYSVPSGAVIKVTLVSAEPYHS; encoded by the coding sequence ATGACCGACACACAGGTGACGTGGCTCACCCAGGAGTCGCATGACCGCCTCAAAGGCGAACTGGATTCACTGATCGCCAATCGACCGGTCATTGCTGCGGAGATCAACGAGCGTCGCGAAGAGGGCGACCTCAAGGAGAACGGCGGCTACCACGCGGCCCGCGAAGAGCAGGGTCAGCAGGAAGCGCGTATCCGCCAGCTCCAGGAGTTGCTGAACAACGCGAAGGTCGGCGAAGCGCCCACGCAGTCGGGTGTCGCCCTGCCGGGTTCGGTGGTCAAGGTGTACTACGACGGCGACGAGAGCGACACCGAGACCTTCCTGATCGCCACCCGCGAGGAGAGTGCCGGAGACGGGTCGATCGAGACCTACTCGCCGAGTTCTCCGCTCGGCGCGGCACTGATCGATGCCAAGGTCGGCGAGACCCGTGAATACTCCGTGCCCAGCGGCGCGGTGATCAAGGTGACCCTCGTCAGCGCCGAGCCTTATCACAGCTGA
- a CDS encoding queuosine precursor transporter, producing the protein MTGTTRVRAVFATVSSPYYAYLMALFVGVMLISNITGTKGVVLFDDWLNVSLGPIQMNGLVTDGAFYLFPLAYVLGDVISEVYGFRAMRRAIFAGFAVLLIASICFWLTIELPAADFYDGQEAFRTVAGVVPQFLLAGLAGYLAGEFLNSFVLVKMKERAGERHLWARLIGSTVVGEFADTLVFCSIAATALGISSWGDFINYTVVGFVWKTLVEIVIMPVTYLVVGWLKRVEPSYAEALRQARSDGSDVL; encoded by the coding sequence GTGACCGGCACGACGCGTGTCCGCGCGGTCTTCGCGACCGTGTCGAGTCCCTATTACGCGTATCTGATGGCGTTGTTCGTCGGCGTGATGCTCATCAGCAACATCACCGGCACCAAGGGTGTCGTCCTGTTCGACGACTGGCTGAACGTCTCGCTCGGTCCCATCCAGATGAACGGCCTGGTCACCGACGGCGCGTTCTACCTGTTCCCGTTGGCCTACGTGCTGGGCGACGTGATCAGCGAGGTCTACGGATTCCGTGCAATGCGCCGGGCGATCTTCGCCGGATTCGCGGTGCTGCTGATCGCGTCGATCTGCTTCTGGCTGACGATCGAGCTACCGGCCGCGGACTTCTACGACGGACAAGAGGCCTTCCGGACGGTCGCCGGCGTGGTACCCCAGTTCCTGCTGGCCGGACTGGCCGGTTACCTCGCGGGCGAGTTCCTGAACTCGTTCGTCCTCGTCAAGATGAAGGAGCGCGCGGGTGAACGCCACCTGTGGGCACGCCTCATCGGCTCGACAGTGGTCGGTGAGTTCGCCGACACCCTCGTTTTCTGCTCGATTGCCGCAACGGCTCTCGGCATCTCCAGCTGGGGCGACTTCATCAACTACACGGTCGTCGGATTTGTCTGGAAAACGTTGGTGGAGATAGTGATCATGCCGGTGACATACCTGGTCGTCGGGTGGCTCAAGAGGGTCGAACCCAGCTATGCAGAAGCACTCCGACAGGCCCGGTCCGACGGCTCTGATGTGCTTTAG
- a CDS encoding DUF4307 domain-containing protein, which translates to MNSSDGGTDAGADAPRSGPRATYPSGQSPTSRRRWFIGLSALVVVVGLALAALGYSKFANPVVSGEAAGYQIVNPSTVAVQITVTRRDPGLPAACVVRGRSADGDETGRREILIPAGTQTQVGVHTEVSTSKPPVIGEVFGCTTDVPAYLTAPSEP; encoded by the coding sequence GTGAACAGTTCAGACGGGGGCACCGACGCCGGTGCGGATGCACCGCGCAGCGGGCCTCGCGCGACGTACCCCTCCGGGCAGTCGCCGACCAGCAGGCGACGCTGGTTCATCGGACTGTCCGCGCTGGTGGTTGTTGTCGGTCTCGCGCTCGCGGCGCTCGGTTACTCGAAGTTCGCCAATCCGGTGGTGTCCGGCGAAGCAGCCGGCTACCAGATCGTGAATCCCTCCACGGTTGCGGTCCAGATCACCGTGACGCGCCGAGACCCGGGACTGCCCGCGGCGTGTGTGGTGCGTGGACGCTCCGCCGACGGCGATGAGACCGGCCGCCGGGAGATTCTCATCCCGGCAGGTACACAGACCCAGGTCGGGGTGCACACCGAGGTCAGCACGTCCAAGCCTCCGGTGATCGGCGAGGTGTTCGGCTGCACCACCGACGTGCCCGCCTATCTGACCGCACCTTCTGAACCGTGA
- the mca gene encoding mycothiol conjugate amidase Mca, protein MTESHTGGPHAGLRLMAVHAHPDDESSKGAATTAKYAAEGHDVLVVTLTGGERGDILNPAMDRPGVKERMSDVRKEEMANAAAALGVEQMWLGFVDSGLPEGDPLPPVPEGSFAAIPIEDAIEALVRVVREFRPHVMITYDERGGYPHPDHIRDHEVSVAAFERAGDPDAYPGTGEPWTVSKIYYTHGFIRDRMVLFSDEFERHGQESPFTEWLSKWEPGRGDLMGRVTTQVECGKYFPQRDDALRAHATQIDPNGVFFAVPLEWQQRLWPTEEFELAQTRVKTSIPETDLFAGIEEP, encoded by the coding sequence GTGACCGAATCTCACACAGGTGGACCGCATGCAGGTCTCCGTCTGATGGCGGTGCATGCTCACCCGGATGACGAGTCCAGCAAGGGCGCCGCGACGACCGCGAAGTATGCGGCCGAGGGCCATGACGTGCTCGTGGTCACGCTCACCGGTGGTGAGCGTGGCGACATCCTGAACCCGGCGATGGACCGTCCGGGAGTCAAAGAGCGGATGAGTGACGTCCGCAAGGAAGAGATGGCGAACGCCGCCGCGGCGCTCGGGGTCGAGCAGATGTGGCTCGGCTTTGTCGACTCGGGACTGCCGGAGGGCGATCCGCTCCCGCCCGTCCCCGAGGGTTCGTTTGCCGCGATCCCCATCGAAGACGCCATCGAAGCACTCGTGCGTGTGGTCCGGGAGTTCCGGCCGCACGTGATGATCACCTACGACGAGCGCGGCGGTTACCCGCATCCGGACCATATCCGGGACCACGAGGTGTCGGTCGCGGCATTCGAGCGGGCCGGCGATCCGGACGCATATCCGGGTACCGGCGAACCGTGGACCGTGTCGAAGATCTATTACACGCACGGCTTCATCCGCGATCGGATGGTGCTGTTCTCGGACGAGTTCGAACGGCACGGACAAGAGAGTCCGTTCACCGAATGGCTCAGCAAGTGGGAGCCCGGTCGTGGCGACTTGATGGGTCGGGTGACCACCCAGGTCGAGTGTGGCAAGTATTTCCCACAGCGCGATGATGCGCTGCGGGCGCACGCGACCCAGATCGATCCCAACGGAGTGTTCTTCGCGGTGCCGCTCGAGTGGCAGCAGCGACTCTGGCCGACCGAGGAGTTCGAACTCGCGCAGACGCGCGTGAAGACATCGATCCCGGAGACCGATCTGTTCGCGGGAATCGAGGAACCATGA
- a CDS encoding thioredoxin domain-containing protein, producing the protein MNGSPPRPEPTEAGRDGDLQRNVLDQSTSPYLRQHALNPVHWQEWGTDALAEAVRRDVPILLSVGYAACHWCHVMAHESFEDASTAAVMNRDFVCIKVDREERPDIDAIYMNATVAMTGQGGWPMTCFLTPSGDPFYCGTYFPSSPRGGMPSFIQIMGAVTEAWTQRRDEIDAMGHRVREHLEANTEALPVADVGVDDRLLAHAVTTILDDEDTESGGFGGAPKFPPSALLEGLIRASERTADRPPLDAVIRTASAMARGGIYDQLAGGFARYSVDNDWVVPHFEKMLYDNAQLLRAYAHLARRTGDPLATRIVEETIEFLDRDLRVSDGFASSLDADADGVEGSTYVWSPAELTDVLGESDGRWAADVLGVTAEGTFEHGRSTLQLPRDPDDPVRFAQIRSRLLVSRGGRVQPARDDKVVTGWNAMAITALVEAGAGLGRPDWIDLGAWCARALLDGHVVDGHVRRSSLGGVVGQPAAALDDHAALVTALLSLHQVTGETSWRDEGLAVLDVAIELFADPEQPGTWFDSVGDGLITRPRDPVDGATPAGASLMAEALLAASALARFGPATRYAELLDQTLARSVVLLAKVPRSAGHWLAVAQTRVSGPLQIAVAQGPDSMGELAAHARLVAPGGTIVVAGERDSVPLLDGRGTVNGADAAYVCRGTVCGLPVTDGPALEGALAAG; encoded by the coding sequence ATGAACGGAAGTCCGCCGAGACCTGAACCGACCGAAGCGGGTCGTGACGGGGATCTGCAGCGCAACGTGCTGGATCAATCCACGAGCCCGTATCTCCGCCAGCACGCCCTCAACCCGGTGCACTGGCAGGAGTGGGGGACCGATGCCTTGGCCGAGGCCGTCCGCCGAGACGTCCCGATCCTGCTCTCCGTCGGCTACGCCGCCTGTCACTGGTGCCACGTCATGGCACATGAGTCCTTCGAGGACGCCTCGACTGCCGCAGTGATGAATCGCGATTTCGTGTGCATCAAGGTGGACCGGGAAGAGCGTCCCGACATCGACGCGATCTACATGAACGCGACCGTGGCGATGACCGGGCAGGGCGGCTGGCCGATGACCTGCTTCCTCACCCCGTCAGGTGACCCGTTCTACTGCGGCACCTACTTTCCGTCGTCGCCGCGTGGCGGAATGCCCTCCTTCATCCAGATCATGGGTGCGGTCACCGAGGCCTGGACGCAGCGACGGGACGAGATCGATGCCATGGGGCACCGGGTCCGTGAGCACCTCGAGGCCAACACCGAGGCGTTGCCGGTCGCCGACGTCGGCGTCGACGACCGGTTGCTGGCCCATGCGGTCACCACGATTCTCGACGACGAGGACACCGAATCCGGTGGATTCGGAGGGGCGCCGAAATTCCCGCCGTCGGCGTTGCTGGAGGGGCTGATCCGCGCAAGCGAGCGGACTGCCGACCGGCCGCCGCTCGACGCGGTGATCCGGACCGCCTCCGCGATGGCGCGCGGCGGCATCTACGATCAGCTGGCCGGCGGATTCGCGCGCTATTCGGTCGATAACGACTGGGTGGTACCGCATTTCGAGAAGATGCTCTACGACAACGCGCAGCTGCTGCGGGCCTATGCGCATCTGGCGCGACGCACCGGTGATCCGCTGGCGACACGGATCGTCGAGGAGACCATCGAGTTCCTCGACCGCGATCTGCGGGTGTCGGACGGGTTCGCATCGTCGCTCGACGCCGATGCCGATGGTGTGGAGGGTTCGACCTACGTGTGGTCGCCCGCGGAGCTGACCGACGTCCTCGGCGAGAGCGACGGACGTTGGGCGGCAGACGTTCTCGGGGTGACGGCGGAGGGCACCTTCGAACACGGCAGGTCCACCCTGCAACTACCTCGCGACCCCGACGACCCGGTCCGGTTCGCGCAGATCCGAAGTCGACTGCTGGTGTCGCGCGGCGGGCGTGTGCAACCGGCGCGCGACGACAAGGTGGTGACCGGATGGAACGCGATGGCGATCACCGCGCTGGTCGAGGCCGGTGCCGGTCTGGGGCGCCCGGACTGGATCGATCTGGGAGCCTGGTGCGCGCGGGCACTACTGGACGGGCATGTCGTCGACGGGCACGTACGGCGTTCTTCGCTCGGCGGGGTTGTCGGGCAGCCCGCCGCGGCGCTCGACGATCATGCTGCTCTGGTCACCGCTCTACTCAGCCTCCATCAGGTCACCGGTGAAACGTCGTGGCGGGACGAAGGGTTGGCTGTACTCGATGTGGCCATCGAGTTGTTCGCGGATCCCGAACAGCCCGGGACCTGGTTCGATTCCGTCGGCGACGGGCTGATCACTCGGCCACGTGATCCGGTCGACGGGGCCACACCCGCAGGTGCGTCACTGATGGCCGAGGCCTTGCTGGCCGCGTCAGCACTCGCGCGCTTCGGCCCGGCGACGCGATATGCCGAGCTCCTCGATCAGACGCTCGCGCGCTCGGTGGTGCTCCTGGCCAAGGTGCCCCGATCGGCCGGACACTGGCTCGCGGTGGCGCAGACCAGAGTGTCGGGACCGCTGCAGATCGCGGTCGCCCAGGGGCCGGACAGCATGGGTGAACTCGCCGCGCACGCACGTCTGGTTGCCCCCGGTGGCACGATTGTCGTTGCCGGGGAACGTGATTCGGTACCGCTGCTGGACGGGCGCGGTACCGTGAACGGTGCGGACGCCGCCTACGTCTGCCGTGGCACGGTCTGCGGTTTGCCTGTGACGGACGGCCCGGCGCTCGAGGGGGCGTTGGCGGCCGGCTGA
- a CDS encoding GDSL-type esterase/lipase family protein, with the protein MSPLPRRSIVSWTALRVVRIAVAVFTLAGLSSVVPTAHGAAPLRMFAMGNSYISGQGADNYQTIPADMTSYHAGTTGPQNYCFRSRHAAVEVVAKRLGARFTNVTCANSQPRHIDQDAQFDEGRQIEHLPRDADVVVMQVIGNPEFIKVVECVQLRECDRPTVERSLRALDDDQKFHERRIIGEVRARAPTAHVYVLGAPQVVPRVGQDQRGRCGWFMSDPEVGMLNDFIGKINEISRDNARRAGETFVDLARPGSPWNQRHDLCSADPWEWGPRVAAPQYGPDNVKFRNWILGGYHPTQAGQRATAVVLEQVIREREAPRG; encoded by the coding sequence ATGTCGCCTCTACCACGGCGTTCGATCGTGTCGTGGACCGCGCTCCGGGTCGTTCGGATCGCCGTCGCCGTGTTCACCCTGGCCGGTTTGAGTAGCGTCGTGCCGACGGCGCACGGGGCGGCGCCGCTGCGGATGTTCGCCATGGGCAACTCGTATATCTCGGGTCAGGGCGCCGACAACTACCAGACCATTCCGGCAGACATGACCTCCTATCACGCCGGGACGACCGGTCCGCAGAACTATTGCTTCCGCAGCAGACATGCTGCGGTGGAGGTCGTCGCGAAGCGGCTCGGCGCCCGATTCACCAATGTGACATGTGCGAATTCCCAACCGCGACATATCGATCAGGACGCGCAGTTCGACGAGGGTCGCCAGATCGAGCACCTGCCCCGTGACGCCGACGTCGTCGTGATGCAGGTGATCGGCAATCCGGAGTTCATCAAGGTGGTCGAGTGCGTGCAGCTGCGGGAGTGCGATCGGCCGACGGTCGAGCGATCGCTCCGGGCTCTCGACGACGACCAGAAATTCCACGAGCGACGCATCATCGGTGAGGTCCGGGCCCGCGCTCCTACCGCACATGTCTACGTCCTGGGTGCACCTCAGGTGGTTCCGCGCGTGGGGCAGGACCAACGCGGTCGCTGTGGGTGGTTCATGTCCGATCCCGAGGTCGGGATGCTCAACGATTTCATCGGCAAGATCAACGAGATCTCGAGGGACAACGCCCGTCGTGCCGGCGAGACCTTCGTCGACCTGGCTCGTCCGGGATCGCCGTGGAATCAACGCCACGACCTGTGCAGCGCCGACCCGTGGGAGTGGGGCCCGCGGGTGGCGGCTCCCCAGTACGGACCCGACAACGTGAAGTTCCGGAACTGGATCCTGGGTGGATACCACCCGACTCAGGCCGGGCAGCGTGCCACCGCCGTGGTGTTGGAACAGGTCATCCGAGAACGCGAGGCCCCTCGAGGATGA
- a CDS encoding YciI family protein: protein MQYLLAITIDESVPMPQEGDQGSEEMRAAWAGYGKALAAAGLLVEGASLTPSASATTMRLTLGQSPTITDGPYVEAKEQLGGYYRIDAPDLDVALEWAGRIPLPFGVVEVRPVAIFAADDGTPTPVEA from the coding sequence ATGCAATATCTGCTGGCGATCACGATTGACGAATCCGTCCCCATGCCCCAGGAGGGCGATCAGGGATCCGAGGAGATGCGTGCGGCGTGGGCCGGATACGGAAAGGCTCTCGCGGCGGCAGGCCTGCTGGTCGAGGGGGCCAGCCTCACGCCGAGCGCATCGGCCACGACGATGCGGCTGACCCTCGGCCAGAGCCCCACCATCACCGACGGCCCGTATGTCGAGGCAAAGGAACAACTCGGCGGTTATTACCGCATCGACGCCCCGGACCTCGACGTCGCGCTCGAGTGGGCGGGACGGATTCCACTGCCGTTCGGGGTGGTCGAGGTCCGGCCCGTCGCGATCTTCGCGGCCGACGACGGCACCCCGACGCCGGTCGAGGCCTGA